In Paludibaculum fermentans, the genomic stretch CGAGGGCTGAACTACGCGAACGCCTTCGAATGGGCTCTGAAGATGATGGAGACCTGCTACATCATCGCCGAGCGCTTTTCCCAGGCGGACATTCTGCACGGACCCATCGCGATGGTTGAACCGTCGTTCCCGGCATTTGTCCTGGCGCCTCCCGGCCCGACCTGGCCGGTGATGAACGAGATGATCACGAAGCTGAGCGGACTGCGCGCCGAGACCCTCGTGCTCACTGACAAGTCGAATGCCGAAGCGCCGAAATCCGCTCTGCGCATCCCGGCAAAACTTGCGTTCAAACCCGGCAAGAATGGACCAGCCCTGCCTGAGGACCTGCTGACGCCCATTCCGTACATCATCCCGGCCCAGATGTTCGCCGCGTCTTTATCCGCGGTGAAGGGACTGGATCCGGACCAACCGCGAGGGTTGTCGAAAGTCACCCTCACCCTCTAGCCATGTAATACGATACAGGGCAGTCATGCTGAAACAGACTGCCCTGTCCGCCCTCCTTTTGTGCCTGTCCGGCCTCCACCCATCCAGACTTTTCGCTGAAGACAAGATCGTTGGCGGTCCGTTTGCCGTCAACGTGACAGGCAAGAGCGCCACCATCGGCTGGGTCGTCCAATCCGGCGAGGTGAGAGTGGGCGAGAACCGGGTGGTGCCCGTGCTTCGGTCAGAGAAGATCTCGATGACCGGGCTGAAGGCCGGTGAAACGGTGACCTACACCATCCCGGGCGGGCTGCGCGGGACCTTCAAAACAGCGCCCGCCAAGCCGGTCGCTTTCGAAGCGGTGGTCTTTGGAGATACGCGCACCCGTCACGACCTGCACCGCAAGATCATCGGCGCCATCGAGAAGACGAACCCGGACCTGGTCTTTCATACCGGCGACCTGGTCACGGACGGACTGGATGTCGAGCAGTGGCCGCGCTTCTTCGACATCGAGCGCGTGATGCTGGACAAGACGGCGTTCTTCCCCGTGCTGGGCAACCACGAGCGGAACAGCCGCCGCTTCTACGAATTCTTCGATGTTTCCACGCCTTACTACTCAGTGGACTGGGGCGGAGTCCATTTCGTCCTGCTGAATTCAGACCTCGGCAATGCCGCATTGAGCGCCCAGGCTCGCGAGTCGTTCTGGGCCGAGCAGTTGCGCTGGCTGGACGAAGACTTGGCCAAGGCCCAGAAGGCGGAGTTCCGTGTCGTGGTCATGCACCATCCGCCGTTCACGGCCATGAAATCCCGGCAGTCCGGCGAAACTCCGGTGAAAGCGATGGTGCCGATTTTCGAGAAACACAAAGTGGCGGTGGTATTCAGTGGACACGATCACAACTACCAGCACCACCTGAACAAGGGCGTGCACTATGTCGTCACCGGCGGCGGCGGCGCGCCATTGTATCCAGTGGACGCACCCATTGAAGGCACGACTGTAAAAGTGGAGAGCACTGAGCACTACGTACGGTTGCTGGCCGCGCCAGGGTCGATCCGGATGGAAGCGATTGCATTGGACGGCCGGATGCTGGAGAGTTTGGAGCTGAAGCCGTGAGGAGGCAGCGGATCAGCCCGTTGGGAAATTTAGGGATACGGGCCTCTCTTTATGCCCGAAATCGGACCCAAAGCTCCGGAGCGGGCTACGCTGACACGGTCCGGCAGTATATGATGTTGTTTCGGTTCGCGCACCATGACCCTACACCTAATTGACTATGTCGTCTTGGCGCTGTACTTCGGGTTCGTCCTGGGTATCGGCTGGTTCCTCCGTAAGAACGTCAAGTCCAGTTCGGACTTTCTGACCAGCGGGCACTCGCTGCCACTCTGGATCACGTCGCTGGCTTTCCTCGCGGCCAACATGGGCGCATTGGAAATGATCGGCATGTGCGGTTCGGGCGCGAAGTACGGCATGATGACGTCGCACTTCTATTGGGTGGGCGCCATTCCGGCCATGCTCTTTGTGGGTGTCTTCATGATGCCCTTCTACTACGGCAGCAAGGCTCGCAGCGTGCCGGAATATTTGAAGCTGCGGTTTGACGAAAAGACGCGCGGCTTCAATGCGATCACGTTTGCGATCATGACGATCTTCAGCTCGGGCATCTCGATGTACGCGCTGGGCATCCTGCTGCAGGCGATTTTCGGCTGGAGCTTCACCTTCTCGGTGCTGGCGTCCGCCGGCATCGTGCTGGCGTACACCTACCTGGGCGGCTTGTCGAGCGCGATCTACAATGAGGTGCTTCAGTTCTTCCTCATTGTGGCCGGCTTCGCGCCCCTCGCTATTTTGTCGGTGCACAAGGCCGGTGGCTGGGACGGCATCGCTTCGCGGCTCAGCCCGAAGATGACGCAGTCCTGGCAGCATATCGCCAAGGCCGGCGACAATCCGATGGGCGTCGAGATCATCGGCCTCATCATGGGGCTCGGGTTCGTCTTGAGCTTCGGCTACTGGTGTACGAACTACCTGGTGGTGCAACGCGCCATGGCGGCCCGGAACATGACCGACGCGCGGAACACGCCCATCGTCGGCGCTTTCCCGAAAATGTTCATCCCGTTCGTGGTCATCGTGCCCGGCATCGCCGCCGCGGCCCTGGCCTCGATGAGCGTCGGCTACGCGCTGCCTCTCAAGAACGGCAACCCCGATTACGACAAAGTGCTGTTCAGCCTGATGGCGCAGTTCTACCCCAGCGGCATGCTGGGCGTCGGCCTCACGGCGCTGGTCGCATCCTTCATGAGCGGCATGGCCGGAAATGTAACCGCGTTCAACACGGTATGGACCTACGACATTTACCAGAGCTACATTCGCAAGCACGCGCCTGATGAACACTACCTGTGGATGGGCCGCATGGCGACCATCTTCGGCACGGGGCTCTCCATCGGCGCGGCCTACCTGGCGCAGTCCTTCAACAACATGATGGACTTCCTGCAGCTGATTTTCGGCTTTGTGAACGCGCCACTCTTTGCGACATTCCTGCTGGGCATGTTCTGGAAACGCTCCACCGGCCACGGCGCCTTCGCCGGCCTGGTGAGCGGAACCGCCGCCGCGGCAGTCACTTATGGCCTGACGGAGGCGGAAGGCAAAGGCGGCTGGATGGGCGCTCAGTATCACTTCCCGTCGTCCATGGCTCAGAATTTCTGGGTCGCGATTGCCGCCTTCGGCTGCTGCCTGGTGGTCACGACCATCGTCAGCCTGGCCACGAAAGCGAAACCGGACGCCGAACTGGTTGGCCTTGTGTATAGCGTGACACCTCGCCAGACGGAAGAAGCGGAATGGTATCGCCGGCCCGCCACCCTGGCCATTGTGGCCAGCGTGATTTGCATTGCGCTGAACTTCGTATTCTTCTAAAGGAATAACCATGCTGGATCTGCGAAAACCGGCCGGCTACTTCTTCGGCCTACTCGGCCTGCTGCTGACGGGGACGGGGCTGATGGCGAACTTCAACGCGCCATTGCTGGACTCCAACCTAAATCTGTACTTCGGCATCTTTTCCATTGCTTTTGGAGGCATCTTTCTGTGGCTCGCGCGCCGCGCATAAAGCACTATCACGCCCCCGGGCGCGTCAACCTGATCGGTGAACACACGGACTATAACGCAGGCTTCGTGATGCCCATCGCCATCGCGGTTGGCTGCGACATCCGGGTGGGTTCGATCCGGAAGAAAGAGATCCGGCTGACGTCCAGGCAGTTTCCCGGGGATCTTTCCTACCCCATCGATTCGATTGCGGGCATGTCGAAGACCGGCACGTGGGCCGATTACGTCCTGGGCGTGGCACAGCAGATCCTGGCGCTGGGTCTTGAGCTGAAACCGATGCATCTGGCGATCGACTCGTCGGTGCCGACAGGCGGCGGGCTCAGCTCCTCGGCGGCCCTCGAGGTTTCCGGAGCATTGGCCCTGCTGGGCGACAACGAGGTCACTAAGCTGGAGCTTGCCCAGTTGTGCCAGCGGGCGGAGCGCGAGTTCGTCGGCATGCCTTGCGGAATCATGGATCAATACGCCTCGGTCTTTGGCGAGGCGCATAAAGCGATCATGCTGGATTGCCGGTCCAACACGCACAAACTGGCGCCCATCCCGGATGGCGCGGAAGTCGTGGTCGTCAACTCGATGGTAAAGCACGAGTTAGGCTCTTCGGCCTACCGCGATCGGGTGGCGGAATGCCATCAGGCACTCTCTCACTTCCCCGGGAAAACGGCTCTCCGCGACGTCACCCTGGGCGAATTGGAGCGTGCCGCATCCAAGATGGAAGAGATTCCGCTGGCCCGCGCCCGCCACGTCATCCTTGAGGACCTGCGCGTGGAGAACTTCTTCGCCGCGGCGGAGGACAACGACCTGCCACTGATGGGCAAGCTGATGGTGGAATCCCATCGCAGCCTGCAGCACGATTACGAAGTGAGCTGCGTGGAGTTAGATTCCCTGGTTGATACGGCGCTCACGATCGACGGCGTCTACGGCGCCCGCATGACCGGCGGCGGCTTCGGCGGCTGCACAGTGAACCTGGTGGATCCGAAAGATGTTGATCGCTTCGAAAACGAGATCATCGCGCGCTACCAGGCCCAGTGGAATCTGACTCCGGCTGTTTATCGCTTCACGCCATCAGCCGGCGCGCGGCGTGTGGAGTAGGCTTCTGCACAGGCGGGCCGTATGGCTTGCCTGTGTACTGGCTCTTGTCTCGCTACAGTTCGCCCGGCAGTTCACCGCCGCGCTGCAGGAGACGCAGGTTTTCGACGAAGGCCTGCACCTCTCGGCGGGTTACACCATCCTGCTGACCGGCGATTACCGCCTGAATCCGGAGCACCCTCCGCTGGGCCGGGTTCTCAATGCGTTGCCTCTGCTGTTTCTGAAGCCCGACCCAAAACTTGACTCGCAGGGATGGAAAGAAGCGGACGCCATCGCGGTCGGCCGCGATCTGCTGTATCACCAGCAAACTCTGAAGCCGGAGCAGATCCTGCTGCCTGCGAGGCTGGTGACGATTGCCCTGACCCTGGTCCTGGCCCTGACCATGGCGTTCTGGATGCGAGCCCGCTACGGCCCACCGGCGGCGCTGCTGGCCGTATTCCTGGTCACGCTTGACCCGAACCTCTCCGCGCATGGGCACTACGTCACCACCGACTTCATCGCAACACTGACTTGCTTCCTCGCCGTCCTGGCGTTCGACCGCATGCAGAGGCGGGGCCACCCGCTAGATATCCTTTGGGCCGGGCTCGCCCTGGGCGCGGCGTTGGTTTCCAAGTTCTCGGCCGTCTTCCTGCTGCCGGTCTTTGCCGTGCTGTGGCTGCTGCACCGGACACCCTGGCGCACGACGCTGCTGCAGTTGGCGGGGCTGATCCTGGTGAGCGGGCTTGTGGTGGCCGTCAGCTATGGTCCGGAAACGCTGCGCTCGCGCCATGCGCCCCGGCTGAACGACGTCGTCAAGAAAGACACGGCGATTGGCTATGCGCTGCGCGTGGGCGGACGCTACCTGCACCTGCCGGCGCATCCCTTCTTCCTTGGATTGAATGAGATGGCGTTGCATCAGAAGGCCGGACACCCATCCTACATGCTGGGCATGGTGCGGCTGCATGGGACGTGGAGCTATTTCCCGTTTGTCTTCCTGGTCAAGACCCCGTTGGGCGCCCTGCTGCTGTGCCTGCTGGCGCTGCCACTGCTGCGCCGTTTCAGCCGGGACCTGCTGGTCCTGGCGGTCCCGCTTGGCATCTATTGGGTGCTCTGCCTGACCAGCGGGATCAACATCGGCGTGCGCCACCTGCTGCCGGTATTCCCCTTTACCTACGCGCTGGTAGCCGTTCTCATCGCCCGGCATTCCGTTCAGGTGTACAGGAAGGCGGCTCCCGCCCTGGTGGGCGTGGCCTGCCTTGTGCTGGTGGGCGAGTCCGCTTACATTGCGCCGCACGACATCGCGTTCTTCAATCCGGCGGTGGGCGGACCGGCGAACGGCCCGAAGCTGCTGTTGGACTCCAACCTGGACTGGGGACAGGACTTAGGGAATCTCCGGCGCTGGCTGGACGCGCGCGGGCGGAATGACGTCTGCCTGGCCTACTTTGGCTCGGCCGATGAGAAGTACTTCCGGTTTCAGGGCTGGGCGATCCCAGCCAATATGCACCTGCGTGCAGGCGAGCGTCCGCCGTGCCACCTGGCCGCTATCAGTGTGACTCTGCTGGAAGGGGTCTATCACGAGCGCGCCTGGTACGCCTGGCTGAGGGCAAGACAACCGCTGGCCCGCATCGGGTGGTCCATCTACGTCTACGACACAACCGATGTTTCGGAGGGCAGGATCCCGAAGGAGAGCTTCTGACCGGGCGCTGGCCGTCCGGCGGTTGCGAGTCAGACGACCGGGTCGGCGCCGTTCTCCACCGGCCCCGCAATGGGCAGCCTGTGCTTCTTCTCCAGGTACTCTGAGAGCTTGAGCAGGGTGCGTCCGCCGCGGTCCACATACCGATTGGCGGCCTTCTGGTAGCGCCGCAGCACCTCACGGCGGTTGGCGTCGCGCAGTTCGCAGGACTCGATATCCAGCAG encodes the following:
- a CDS encoding metallophosphoesterase family protein, which produces MLKQTALSALLLCLSGLHPSRLFAEDKIVGGPFAVNVTGKSATIGWVVQSGEVRVGENRVVPVLRSEKISMTGLKAGETVTYTIPGGLRGTFKTAPAKPVAFEAVVFGDTRTRHDLHRKIIGAIEKTNPDLVFHTGDLVTDGLDVEQWPRFFDIERVMLDKTAFFPVLGNHERNSRRFYEFFDVSTPYYSVDWGGVHFVLLNSDLGNAALSAQARESFWAEQLRWLDEDLAKAQKAEFRVVVMHHPPFTAMKSRQSGETPVKAMVPIFEKHKVAVVFSGHDHNYQHHLNKGVHYVVTGGGGAPLYPVDAPIEGTTVKVESTEHYVRLLAAPGSIRMEAIALDGRMLESLELKP
- a CDS encoding sodium:solute symporter family protein, producing the protein MTLHLIDYVVLALYFGFVLGIGWFLRKNVKSSSDFLTSGHSLPLWITSLAFLAANMGALEMIGMCGSGAKYGMMTSHFYWVGAIPAMLFVGVFMMPFYYGSKARSVPEYLKLRFDEKTRGFNAITFAIMTIFSSGISMYALGILLQAIFGWSFTFSVLASAGIVLAYTYLGGLSSAIYNEVLQFFLIVAGFAPLAILSVHKAGGWDGIASRLSPKMTQSWQHIAKAGDNPMGVEIIGLIMGLGFVLSFGYWCTNYLVVQRAMAARNMTDARNTPIVGAFPKMFIPFVVIVPGIAAAALASMSVGYALPLKNGNPDYDKVLFSLMAQFYPSGMLGVGLTALVASFMSGMAGNVTAFNTVWTYDIYQSYIRKHAPDEHYLWMGRMATIFGTGLSIGAAYLAQSFNNMMDFLQLIFGFVNAPLFATFLLGMFWKRSTGHGAFAGLVSGTAAAAVTYGLTEAEGKGGWMGAQYHFPSSMAQNFWVAIAAFGCCLVVTTIVSLATKAKPDAELVGLVYSVTPRQTEEAEWYRRPATLAIVASVICIALNFVFF
- the galK gene encoding galactokinase; translation: MARAPRIKHYHAPGRVNLIGEHTDYNAGFVMPIAIAVGCDIRVGSIRKKEIRLTSRQFPGDLSYPIDSIAGMSKTGTWADYVLGVAQQILALGLELKPMHLAIDSSVPTGGGLSSSAALEVSGALALLGDNEVTKLELAQLCQRAEREFVGMPCGIMDQYASVFGEAHKAIMLDCRSNTHKLAPIPDGAEVVVVNSMVKHELGSSAYRDRVAECHQALSHFPGKTALRDVTLGELERAASKMEEIPLARARHVILEDLRVENFFAAAEDNDLPLMGKLMVESHRSLQHDYEVSCVELDSLVDTALTIDGVYGARMTGGGFGGCTVNLVDPKDVDRFENEIIARYQAQWNLTPAVYRFTPSAGARRVE
- a CDS encoding ArnT family glycosyltransferase — translated: MWSRLLHRRAVWLACVLALVSLQFARQFTAALQETQVFDEGLHLSAGYTILLTGDYRLNPEHPPLGRVLNALPLLFLKPDPKLDSQGWKEADAIAVGRDLLYHQQTLKPEQILLPARLVTIALTLVLALTMAFWMRARYGPPAALLAVFLVTLDPNLSAHGHYVTTDFIATLTCFLAVLAFDRMQRRGHPLDILWAGLALGAALVSKFSAVFLLPVFAVLWLLHRTPWRTTLLQLAGLILVSGLVVAVSYGPETLRSRHAPRLNDVVKKDTAIGYALRVGGRYLHLPAHPFFLGLNEMALHQKAGHPSYMLGMVRLHGTWSYFPFVFLVKTPLGALLLCLLALPLLRRFSRDLLVLAVPLGIYWVLCLTSGINIGVRHLLPVFPFTYALVAVLIARHSVQVYRKAAPALVGVACLVLVGESAYIAPHDIAFFNPAVGGPANGPKLLLDSNLDWGQDLGNLRRWLDARGRNDVCLAYFGSADEKYFRFQGWAIPANMHLRAGERPPCHLAAISVTLLEGVYHERAWYAWLRARQPLARIGWSIYVYDTTDVSEGRIPKESF